One stretch of Chryseobacterium indologenes DNA includes these proteins:
- a CDS encoding RagB/SusD family nutrient uptake outer membrane protein — translation MKKITIYSVLASALFFTSCSNDYLNTNPESTVNEEQLATSPQALQGLVDGVYTGFRTFGNTNSAIHEDFGHRGMLAGADLMSNDVTMAKSSWFINWYNYQGRLQTNGRSLFPWNTYYLQIKTTNTIINGVNKAGITKDNKYVLGQAYALRALSYFMLARFYGPTYVGHTGDLCVPIYTSVGFEGNARSTVSDVYNMIESDLLKSIELLEGYSRPTREKIDKGVANAFLAQVSLEMGKYSQAAQAANAARQGYSLGNEAAWSNGFYDLTLTTDAMWGAVINTSNTSFVASFHGMFDNTNKSGYAGGLGIYKNIDKRLYDKISATDYRKKAFVSPVTGDPTYPELPAYANVKFKDPTVSDADYIYLRASEMYYIEAEALARSGNEAQAKVVLAEIQKARDVAYTTSTNTGAALLEEINTQKRIELWGEGIAWFDMKRLGQALERNYPGTNHPTFGQLNIPANSSKFVWQIPQAEIDTNPNIVQNPN, via the coding sequence ATGAAAAAGATAACAATATATTCAGTATTAGCGTCAGCTTTGTTTTTTACAAGTTGTTCTAATGATTATTTAAATACAAATCCTGAATCTACAGTTAATGAAGAGCAGTTGGCAACATCACCTCAAGCTTTACAAGGATTAGTAGATGGTGTTTATACGGGATTTAGAACTTTTGGTAATACCAATAGTGCTATTCATGAGGATTTTGGACATAGAGGTATGCTCGCAGGTGCAGATTTGATGTCTAATGATGTAACAATGGCAAAATCCAGTTGGTTTATCAATTGGTACAATTACCAAGGAAGACTTCAAACTAATGGAAGATCCCTTTTTCCTTGGAATACATACTATCTTCAAATCAAAACGACGAATACAATTATTAATGGAGTTAATAAAGCAGGTATTACAAAGGACAATAAATATGTTTTAGGACAAGCGTATGCACTACGAGCTCTTTCTTATTTTATGCTTGCAAGATTTTATGGTCCTACTTATGTTGGTCATACAGGTGATTTATGTGTGCCTATTTATACTAGTGTAGGATTTGAAGGTAACGCAAGATCTACTGTTAGTGATGTATATAATATGATTGAGAGTGATCTTTTAAAATCAATAGAATTATTGGAAGGTTATTCTAGACCAACAAGAGAAAAGATTGACAAAGGTGTTGCAAATGCTTTTTTAGCTCAAGTTTCTCTTGAGATGGGTAAATACTCTCAAGCTGCCCAAGCTGCAAATGCTGCTAGACAAGGATATAGTTTAGGAAATGAGGCTGCATGGAGTAACGGATTCTATGATTTGACTTTAACCACAGATGCTATGTGGGGTGCTGTTATTAATACATCAAATACGTCTTTTGTGGCTAGTTTCCATGGGATGTTCGATAATACAAACAAAAGTGGTTATGCCGGAGGTTTGGGTATCTATAAAAATATTGATAAAAGACTTTATGATAAGATCTCTGCAACAGATTATAGAAAGAAAGCTTTCGTATCTCCTGTGACGGGTGATCCTACATACCCTGAATTACCGGCTTATGCGAATGTAAAGTTTAAGGATCCTACAGTGTCAGATGCGGATTATATTTATTTAAGAGCATCAGAAATGTACTATATTGAGGCAGAAGCTTTAGCAAGATCAGGAAATGAAGCGCAAGCAAAAGTGGTCTTGGCTGAAATTCAAAAAGCAAGAGATGTAGCATATACAACATCTACCAATACGGGAGCTGCCCTACTTGAGGAAATCAATACCCAGAAAAGAATCGAATTATGGGGAGAAGGTATTGCTTGGTTTGATATGAAGAGGTTAGGTCAGGCACTGGAGAGAAATTATCCGGGAACTAATCATCCAACATTTGGACAGCTTAATATTCCTGCAAATTCATCTAAATTTGTATGGCAGATACCTCAAGCGGAAATTGATACAAATCCTAATATTGTTCAAAATCCAAACTAA
- a CDS encoding SusC/RagA family TonB-linked outer membrane protein, producing MNVKLRVLSVGALFFLGQAAFAQTTKKDTAKATQIEEVVMVGFGQKKTIQEMTGAVSTMSAKSIEDVPVASVDKMLQGRVAGVQTGAASGQPGGMTNVRVRGISSINGVSSPIYIVDGVRISSGDISSQTTTSNALAGLNPDDIENVTVLKDAVSTAVYGADAGAGVIVITTKSGKRGKARFNLSFNSGFNDRAIAAPPSFNSANWKSYLASAYSNRDNKTYTVEQIAGGVLGAGLANIFNNPTDTDWQKETQKKGYQQNLDFNVSGGNDKFTYYSSFNYFTQESVVRGSYFNRLAFTNKLSYQATDRLKISSDFQFSYGKISTLSDAGAFSNPILTQYFNRPTDPVRNADGSYYLGGPTGRLSNNNFNSAALQDMNYVRGGTFRAFANLNVEYKILKNLTYRFVFSPEYLNLEEDTYWNPLHGDGYNYGGYQKTGITRFFNFNIQNILDFNYRIDRHNFGASLIQEAYKRDKKYLTATGITVGTPTLQTLTNFIVPFGYKGDKELTSRYGYAVTGHYDFDKLVLIDASYRRDVLSQFTPGKKAGNFWSVGVGFDVARFDFIKNIDAISLLKLRGSYGKLGNQVTANPYATYSYTTNYNDFAAASINRVFNPNLSWETVNPLNIGVDLGFFNNRLTVTAEYYNKKTKDLIYNIPLSGAQGANNPTDNRNVYYVDNIGTLVNKGFEFAVNGDIFKGGRDQFNWSIGANLSTLDNKITELYGSDVNTATTTVRVGEGVRTFYLRKWAGVDPTNGDPLWYVNGVDGETTNNYSKAKQAVQGSFLSNVFGGANTSLSYKGFSLDVQFTYGFGGKIYDNWAAYLYSDGQYSANYPGYDVTGDYWTPTNTGATNPKPIIGGNKQSNQASTRFLYDADYIRLSNASLGYTFNSDFLKGSGLNSMKVYVMANNAWTHRFDKGLRYDPETNISGYTDLNLPVLKSFLFGVNLSF from the coding sequence ATGAATGTTAAACTACGTGTATTAAGTGTTGGAGCGCTGTTCTTCTTGGGACAGGCAGCTTTTGCACAGACAACTAAAAAAGATACGGCTAAAGCAACTCAGATTGAAGAGGTTGTAATGGTTGGATTCGGACAGAAAAAAACAATTCAGGAGATGACGGGTGCCGTGAGTACCATGAGTGCTAAGTCAATTGAAGATGTTCCTGTTGCTTCTGTTGATAAAATGTTGCAAGGTAGAGTAGCTGGGGTACAAACTGGTGCTGCTTCCGGGCAGCCTGGAGGTATGACGAATGTTCGTGTTCGTGGTATTTCTTCAATTAATGGAGTTTCTTCACCTATTTATATTGTTGATGGGGTGAGAATTTCTTCTGGGGATATCTCTAGCCAGACTACAACGTCTAATGCTTTAGCGGGTTTGAATCCTGATGATATTGAAAATGTAACAGTACTTAAAGATGCTGTTTCTACAGCAGTTTATGGTGCTGATGCTGGAGCTGGGGTTATCGTGATTACTACAAAATCCGGTAAGAGAGGAAAGGCAAGATTTAATCTTTCTTTCAATAGTGGGTTTAATGATAGAGCGATTGCAGCACCACCTTCATTCAATTCTGCAAACTGGAAAAGCTATTTAGCTAGCGCTTATTCTAACAGAGACAATAAGACTTATACTGTAGAACAAATTGCAGGCGGAGTTTTAGGTGCTGGATTAGCGAATATTTTCAATAATCCTACAGATACTGATTGGCAAAAAGAAACACAAAAGAAAGGATATCAGCAAAATTTAGATTTTAATGTTTCAGGAGGTAATGATAAATTTACTTATTATTCATCTTTTAACTATTTTACTCAGGAAAGTGTTGTAAGAGGATCTTATTTCAATAGACTTGCTTTTACAAACAAGCTTTCTTATCAGGCAACAGATAGATTAAAAATTAGTTCCGATTTCCAATTTTCTTATGGTAAAATCAGTACTTTAAGTGATGCAGGAGCGTTCTCTAATCCTATTCTTACTCAGTATTTTAATAGACCTACGGATCCTGTAAGAAATGCTGATGGAAGCTATTATTTGGGAGGACCAACAGGAAGATTAAGTAACAATAATTTTAACTCTGCAGCCTTACAGGATATGAACTATGTAAGAGGAGGTACTTTCAGAGCATTTGCTAATTTAAATGTTGAATATAAGATCTTAAAAAATCTTACCTACCGATTTGTATTCTCACCTGAATATCTTAATTTGGAAGAAGATACCTATTGGAATCCTCTACACGGAGATGGATATAATTATGGAGGATATCAAAAAACAGGGATAACAAGATTCTTTAATTTTAACATTCAGAATATATTAGATTTTAATTACAGAATCGATCGTCACAATTTTGGGGCTTCATTAATTCAGGAAGCTTATAAAAGAGATAAAAAGTATTTAACAGCAACAGGAATAACGGTTGGTACGCCAACTCTTCAAACTTTAACTAACTTTATAGTACCGTTCGGATATAAAGGGGATAAAGAGTTAACATCTCGTTATGGATATGCAGTTACAGGTCACTATGATTTTGATAAATTGGTTTTAATAGATGCTTCATACAGACGTGACGTGCTATCTCAGTTTACACCAGGTAAAAAAGCAGGGAATTTCTGGTCTGTAGGTGTTGGGTTTGATGTGGCTCGTTTTGATTTCATTAAGAACATAGATGCTATTTCTCTTTTGAAACTGAGAGGGTCTTATGGTAAATTAGGAAACCAGGTAACAGCTAATCCATACGCTACTTATTCATATACTACAAACTATAATGATTTTGCAGCTGCCTCTATTAACAGGGTGTTTAATCCGAACTTATCTTGGGAAACTGTAAATCCTCTAAACATAGGGGTTGATCTAGGATTCTTTAATAATAGATTAACAGTTACAGCGGAATATTACAACAAGAAGACAAAAGACCTGATCTACAATATTCCATTATCAGGAGCACAGGGAGCAAACAATCCTACGGATAATAGAAATGTTTATTATGTAGATAATATTGGTACTCTTGTTAACAAGGGGTTTGAATTTGCTGTGAACGGAGATATCTTTAAAGGAGGTAGAGATCAGTTCAACTGGTCAATTGGAGCCAACTTATCAACCTTAGATAACAAAATAACTGAATTGTATGGTTCTGATGTAAATACTGCAACAACAACAGTAAGAGTAGGAGAAGGTGTAAGAACTTTCTATCTGAGAAAATGGGCAGGGGTAGATCCTACGAATGGAGATCCACTTTGGTATGTAAATGGTGTTGATGGAGAAACAACAAATAATTATAGTAAAGCCAAGCAAGCCGTACAGGGATCATTCCTGAGCAATGTATTCGGCGGAGCTAATACTTCATTATCTTACAAAGGATTTAGTCTTGATGTACAGTTTACTTACGGATTTGGAGGTAAGATTTATGATAACTGGGCTGCTTATCTTTATTCAGACGGACAATATTCTGCCAACTATCCAGGGTATGATGTAACTGGAGATTACTGGACTCCAACCAATACAGGAGCAACTAATCCAAAACCAATTATCGGTGGTAATAAGCAGTCTAACCAAGCCTCAACAAGATTCTTATATGATGCTGATTATATCCGTTTAAGCAACGCAAGTCTAGGATATACATTCAATAGTGACTTCTTGAAAGGGTCAGGGCTTAATTCTATGAAAGTATATGTAATGGCAAATAATGCTTGGACCCACAGATTTGACAAAGGTCTTAGATATGATCCGGAAACAAATATCTCTGGGTATACCGATCTGAACTTACCGGTATTGAAGTCATTCTTATTTGGTGTTAACTTAAGTTTTTAA
- a CDS encoding RagB/SusD family nutrient uptake outer membrane protein, with product MKNKILKVALLSIGLLTVSVSCSDDFVEREFFQEVEQAPLKSVQEMQSFVRGTYDAMRSQYYYGCDFLAYGEVRSDVMFSNLNSGYYTNVMNYTQVSADSYAKDTWNFIYKSVAKANVVINTDYSSFKESDKDQAAFLQGQAYAVRALNFFDLLRLYGQQYTGTGNLGVVLPLKYDPKAMQARSTIAETEAQIAADFDKAVQLMNDHSSYDKKSGDRTALSLSAVKGLMARFYLYKSDYAKVRQLVNQIVAAGGYSVVSASDFANSYDFSKNGSSPNSMFELAVGNVSALGTASYRHKLSNGGYSNLVLKAGVPDALYGPTNTDVRKSLITTASNGTIFLSYLLPNGSTKGKYMNASGADNIKMLRYEEVLLDGVEAELNGGDLTKALTYYNQIRTNRNLPAAGSVAIADLKAERARELLGEGLRQWDLRRWGDAVPRPTGASTSALLNAFPIPLSETNVGAVQSNPGYDN from the coding sequence ATGAAAAATAAAATATTAAAAGTAGCATTACTATCGATTGGACTTTTGACAGTGTCTGTGTCATGTAGTGATGATTTTGTGGAAAGAGAATTCTTTCAGGAAGTAGAACAGGCTCCGTTAAAATCGGTTCAGGAAATGCAATCTTTTGTTAGAGGTACTTATGATGCTATGAGAAGTCAGTATTATTATGGATGTGATTTCTTAGCATATGGAGAAGTGAGATCAGATGTAATGTTTAGTAACTTAAACAGTGGATATTATACAAACGTAATGAATTATACTCAAGTTTCTGCAGATTCTTATGCAAAAGATACTTGGAATTTCATTTATAAAAGTGTTGCCAAAGCTAATGTTGTTATTAATACAGATTATTCTTCTTTCAAAGAAAGTGATAAAGATCAGGCTGCATTTTTACAAGGACAAGCTTATGCTGTGAGAGCGTTAAACTTTTTCGACTTACTTCGCTTATATGGGCAGCAATATACAGGAACTGGAAATTTAGGGGTGGTTTTACCTCTTAAATATGATCCAAAAGCAATGCAGGCTAGAAGTACTATCGCAGAAACTGAAGCACAAATTGCGGCTGATTTTGATAAAGCCGTACAGTTGATGAATGATCATAGTAGCTATGATAAAAAATCAGGAGACAGAACAGCTTTATCCCTTTCTGCTGTAAAAGGTTTAATGGCTAGGTTTTATTTATATAAATCAGACTATGCTAAAGTTAGACAGTTAGTTAATCAAATTGTTGCTGCTGGTGGATATAGTGTTGTATCTGCTTCAGATTTTGCAAATAGTTACGATTTTTCAAAGAATGGTTCTTCTCCAAACTCTATGTTTGAATTAGCGGTTGGAAATGTATCGGCTTTAGGAACCGCATCATATAGACATAAGCTAAGCAACGGAGGATATAGCAATTTAGTTTTAAAAGCTGGTGTACCGGATGCATTGTATGGACCTACTAACACAGACGTTAGAAAAAGCCTTATAACAACAGCGTCTAACGGAACAATCTTTTTATCATATTTGCTTCCTAATGGATCTACAAAAGGTAAATATATGAATGCTTCTGGAGCAGATAATATAAAAATGCTTCGTTATGAGGAAGTGCTTTTAGATGGTGTTGAAGCTGAATTAAATGGAGGTGACCTTACTAAAGCCCTTACTTATTATAATCAAATTAGAACAAATAGAAACTTGCCAGCTGCAGGAAGTGTTGCTATAGCTGATCTGAAAGCAGAAAGAGCAAGAGAGCTTCTTGGAGAAGGCTTAAGACAATGGGATTTAAGAAGATGGGGTGATGCGGTTCCTAGACCTACCGGGGCTAGTACAAGCGCTTTATTGAATGCTTTCCCTATTCCTTTATCAGAAACTAACGTAGGAGCTGTTCAGTCAAATCCTGGGTATGATAACTAA
- a CDS encoding putative porin, with amino-acid sequence MKYILFIITFFGFAANAQVVKTEDAKKPEDTLVIDSGKKDSLKIFKPTINDYQYQTQFSEKKVFDTVMTSDKTYIFSQYNNKDNFGRIQPANIGSGFNPLVFEVNAEQNLSLLPTNKAYMILGANDVKYYDVKTPTATFIYHNAMRNGAALNSTYTQNIGKRFNFAIEYMGLRSQGLYRNSLAANNNTIFSGHYVSKNGNYELFAHYLHQNVNNQESGGITEDNLFQSGDSNYKNRQNAQVNLASTSSQFAYRRYYLSHQFTPFNAENFPFRIRHTIFHQGNKYYYNQGALEQYWYDTPTELVNGFPLTTKKYSSNLSNTLSLVFDNEKFKLDAGVRYQMIKFGINDIVALNGVPFPSELKESRIGAVGNLQVKLWDKVQLNSFLEFSNGSQFKSYLRTTNNLKFEPIKDYFVNAKVNFQSAYPSFNYLLNTSVYNNFNYYLENAKNQSVMELGGSINLKWFKTELFANYFRIDNYTYFDSNYAPKQSENSLNISQIGGDATFSYGKFHLNTRLHFQNALTNKNLLPMPSFVGRANFFYQTQAFKKAAEIQAGLKVYYFSKFNSREYFPVLNEYILPGTNSFSIGGQPIADLYINMKVKKMFFFIEGQQIGTVISNNKAYAFPHYPVYDFRLNIGIVWYLFN; translated from the coding sequence ATGAAGTATATACTTTTCATAATCACTTTCTTCGGCTTCGCTGCTAATGCACAGGTTGTTAAAACAGAAGACGCTAAAAAGCCTGAAGATACTTTGGTCATAGACTCTGGGAAGAAAGATTCCTTAAAAATTTTTAAACCTACTATCAACGATTATCAATACCAGACTCAGTTTTCGGAAAAGAAAGTTTTTGATACGGTGATGACTTCTGATAAAACATATATTTTCTCCCAATATAATAATAAAGACAATTTTGGAAGAATTCAGCCTGCCAATATCGGATCAGGATTTAATCCGCTGGTCTTTGAGGTGAATGCAGAACAGAATTTATCTCTATTGCCTACCAATAAAGCTTACATGATTTTGGGGGCAAATGATGTGAAGTATTATGATGTGAAAACACCTACCGCAACATTTATTTATCATAATGCTATGAGAAATGGAGCGGCACTAAATTCTACCTATACCCAAAATATCGGGAAAAGATTCAATTTTGCTATTGAGTATATGGGACTTCGTTCACAGGGACTTTACAGAAATTCACTGGCTGCAAACAATAATACTATATTTTCAGGACACTATGTTTCCAAAAATGGAAACTATGAATTGTTTGCACATTACCTTCATCAAAATGTTAACAACCAGGAAAGTGGAGGGATTACAGAAGATAATCTGTTTCAAAGCGGAGACAGCAATTACAAAAACAGACAAAATGCTCAGGTAAATCTGGCTTCAACGAGCTCACAATTTGCTTACAGAAGATATTATCTAAGCCATCAGTTTACACCTTTCAATGCTGAAAATTTTCCATTCCGAATCAGGCATACCATTTTTCATCAAGGAAATAAATACTATTATAATCAAGGTGCATTGGAGCAATACTGGTATGATACTCCTACAGAGTTAGTCAATGGATTTCCTTTGACCACAAAAAAGTATTCCAGCAATCTGAGTAATACTTTAAGTTTAGTTTTTGATAATGAGAAATTCAAGTTAGATGCAGGAGTTCGTTATCAGATGATCAAATTCGGAATCAATGATATTGTGGCCCTAAACGGAGTACCATTTCCATCTGAGCTTAAAGAAAGCAGAATTGGAGCTGTAGGAAATCTACAAGTGAAACTTTGGGATAAAGTTCAATTGAATTCATTTCTTGAATTTTCAAACGGAAGTCAGTTTAAAAGTTATTTAAGAACAACAAACAATCTGAAGTTTGAGCCGATAAAAGATTATTTTGTAAATGCAAAAGTGAACTTCCAGAGCGCTTATCCATCATTCAACTATTTATTGAATACTTCTGTGTATAACAACTTTAATTATTACCTTGAAAATGCGAAGAATCAATCTGTGATGGAGCTTGGAGGAAGCATTAATCTGAAATGGTTTAAAACGGAACTTTTTGCCAACTATTTCAGAATTGACAATTATACCTATTTTGATAGTAATTATGCTCCGAAACAAAGTGAAAATTCTCTGAATATTTCTCAGATTGGAGGTGATGCCACTTTTAGCTACGGTAAATTCCATTTGAATACTAGACTGCATTTCCAAAATGCATTAACAAATAAAAACCTGCTTCCAATGCCAAGTTTTGTAGGAAGAGCCAATTTCTTCTATCAGACACAGGCTTTTAAAAAGGCAGCAGAAATTCAGGCAGGACTAAAAGTATATTATTTCTCTAAATTTAATTCCAGAGAATATTTCCCTGTTCTCAATGAATATATACTTCCTGGTACTAATTCATTCTCTATTGGAGGACAGCCTATTGCTGATTTATATATTAATATGAAAGTAAAGAAAATGTTCTTTTTCATAGAAGGCCAGCAGATAGGGACTGTTATTTCTAATAACAAAGCTTATGCATTTCCACATTATCCGGTCTATGATTTCAGATTGAATATCGGTATTGTGTGGTATTTGTTTAACTAA
- the bshC gene encoding bacillithiol biosynthesis cysteine-adding enzyme BshC: MKTINKISFNDIENIPQLVKDFLNQNIEGFENKTFSVEHFSQQIHLKKDSFSSEQRNILSDVFEDQLSGLTLSSKQKQNIENLRLPNTFTITTGHQLNLFSGPVFFVYKILQTIKTCTYLKDHFPDFNFVPVYWMASEDHDFAEINHFKTETHYYEINEKSGGPVGRIKINDTYFISEFEKEFKDSVFGTELILMLKEAYKIGNTLTQAIQILVNRLFSEFGLLILDGDSMKLKEQMKQVFKDELLHFSLHTASKDKVNFLTEKYGKVQVNPREINLFYLSETRDRIEFNGQKYIVVDTDIQFTEEEIIAELEKHPEKFSPNALMRPVYQEKVLPNLAYIGGNAEIMYWLELKDYLSKLNIPFPILIPRNSMLFLKEKTLGKIEKLDLKIEDFFQNFTVITNHKILKDNPVLELLNTKEEMLINNFAALKTSAETTEKSFGNMVKAEEVRQLKSFKRMKKRLLHAEKIKQNELLERLEKLFLDVHPSKTWQERVFNFSVFFSDEGYPWLENCLEEMVVQDSKLIIVAI, translated from the coding sequence TTGAAAACAATTAATAAAATATCATTTAACGATATAGAAAACATACCTCAATTGGTCAAAGATTTTTTGAATCAGAATATTGAGGGTTTTGAAAATAAAACATTTTCTGTAGAGCATTTCAGTCAGCAGATCCATCTGAAAAAAGATTCCTTTTCTTCAGAGCAGAGGAATATATTATCTGATGTGTTTGAAGACCAGTTATCAGGTCTTACGCTTTCTTCAAAGCAGAAACAAAATATCGAAAATCTGAGGCTGCCCAATACTTTTACCATTACAACAGGACACCAGTTGAATCTCTTTTCGGGGCCCGTTTTTTTTGTTTATAAAATTTTACAGACCATTAAAACCTGTACTTATCTTAAAGACCATTTTCCGGATTTTAATTTTGTTCCGGTATATTGGATGGCTTCTGAAGATCATGATTTTGCTGAGATCAACCACTTTAAAACGGAAACTCATTATTATGAAATTAATGAGAAATCCGGTGGTCCTGTGGGTAGGATCAAGATAAATGATACTTATTTTATCTCTGAATTTGAAAAAGAATTCAAAGATTCAGTTTTTGGTACAGAACTGATCTTAATGCTGAAAGAAGCATATAAAATTGGAAATACTTTGACACAGGCCATCCAGATTTTAGTCAATCGTCTTTTTTCTGAATTTGGATTATTGATACTTGATGGAGATTCAATGAAGCTTAAAGAACAGATGAAGCAAGTTTTTAAAGATGAGCTGCTTCATTTCAGTTTACATACAGCTTCAAAAGATAAAGTAAATTTCTTGACTGAAAAATATGGGAAAGTCCAGGTAAATCCTCGTGAAATTAATCTTTTTTACCTTTCCGAAACGAGAGATAGAATTGAATTTAATGGACAGAAATATATTGTTGTAGATACAGATATTCAGTTTACCGAAGAAGAAATTATTGCTGAACTTGAAAAACATCCTGAAAAATTCAGCCCGAATGCTTTAATGCGTCCGGTGTACCAGGAAAAAGTATTGCCAAATCTGGCTTATATCGGAGGAAATGCTGAAATCATGTATTGGCTGGAACTAAAAGATTATTTATCAAAATTAAACATTCCTTTTCCCATCCTGATTCCAAGGAACTCTATGCTTTTCCTGAAAGAGAAAACATTAGGGAAAATTGAGAAACTGGATCTTAAAATAGAAGATTTCTTTCAGAATTTTACAGTAATTACCAATCACAAAATTTTAAAAGACAATCCTGTTTTAGAATTACTGAATACAAAAGAGGAAATGTTGATTAACAATTTTGCTGCCTTAAAAACATCTGCCGAAACTACAGAGAAATCTTTTGGAAATATGGTGAAAGCAGAAGAAGTAAGACAGCTGAAATCATTTAAAAGAATGAAAAAACGTCTTCTTCATGCAGAAAAAATAAAACAGAATGAACTACTGGAAAGGCTTGAAAAACTGTTTTTAGACGTCCATCCTTCCAAAACCTGGCAGGAAAGAGTTTTCAACTTTAGTGTATTCTTTTCAGATGAAGGCTATCCATGGCTTGAAAATTGTTTGGAAGAGATGGTGGTTCAAGATTCCAAATTAATAATTGTTGCCATTTAA